Proteins found in one Macrobrachium nipponense isolate FS-2020 chromosome 35, ASM1510439v2, whole genome shotgun sequence genomic segment:
- the LOC135208356 gene encoding patched domain-containing protein 3-like: MGVGGRGCASENKKEAEAAANSEGASEKRSSDTHTTTVDVEAERNDAKRYGDVSKNDRSYLTDLSCVITKTLEDAFESHGRFVAAHPFAVVGLCLFVTSICSLGIMSFETELRPFRLWIPQHSEFIKVLNWQAENFPSSYRQQIAIWEADNVLTARVMQQMLRLHNTVKDTTVGPNATSWEDLCVRVPSMPMNSHAAPEEEEEEVDYDSFDYGSLIRKRRSGSAEDEASDLSLVLPRDQYCRILDSMPSICLETSLLEIWGLDEDVIMNLTDEQVVKDINEVKLSGVFGFRSDFTKYLGSITYDERGRVVSAKAATHVWITLVDDQAIKRGDFVVDKGSGEPVDTAGMDWERAWIQSVLEVSSELGDVTAYAQAASSFGEISDNNIWGDVKWLMGGICIMISFVNMTLGKRNLVQQRPLLAFMGIMSVGQSVVIAYGVCSVFGISYTPVNSILPILLLGLGVDDMFVIMAAWESAGNHKGASADLVERAAKTMRHAGVAITVTSLTDVTAFAVGASTDLPALRSFCVYASVGIFAVYVLQATFFLVWLVIDQKRLEGNRNGFFWCIVHRDWKPWACSQRDLMADAFKCLSKCLLSMQVRIFILIFTGALMAISILTTLNLHQEFNPMWFIPQESYLYKSFEAMKLHFPENGEKGYIYFSNVTLPDDLVHLNKLVDDLKSSGVVTDVNAWFSALDSYLSHIPEIDKTTIDYSLLQDKLSIFLQSSSGASYRNDFAVNGQLECLSPAPPVSSFRISITHKPAPSPKEQSVVLGTVKSLVAGVPIQGYRAAWAQAYSIWETNVVVGAELCRNIFLAGAVVGIVTLILLASLWASILVLVCVASTVIGVCGTMWLWGLTIDTVSCIALVLAIGMSVDYAAHIAHAFLSVKGTNDRKERARIALEGVGSAVLQGGVSTLLAFVMLAWSSSHVFVTFFKVFTAASVLGLYYGLVFLPVTLSFVGPAPYRDTTPADSDPATGKKMDMNNVTKESKDSSNLEYLPDMV; the protein is encoded by the exons ATGGGGGTCgga GGCAGAGGATGTGCTTCTGAGAATAAGAAGGAAGCCGAGGCCGCGGCCAATAGCGAAGGGGCGTCGGAGAAACGGTCGAGCGACACGCACACTACTACCGTTGACGTGGAAGCTGAGAGGAACGATGCCAAGAGATACGGTGACGTTTCGAAGAACGACAG ATCTTACCTCACTGATCTGAGCTGCGTGATCACCAAGACTTTGGAAGATGCTTTCGAGTCCCACGGGCGTTTTGTGGCCGCTCACCCCTTCGCCGTCGTTGGCCTTTGCTTGTTCGTCACATCGATATGTAGCCTGGGAATTATGAGCTTTGAAACAGAGCTACGGCCTTTCCGTCTCTGGATTCCACAACATTCGGAGTTCATCAAG GTTTTAAACTGGCAGGCAGAAAACTTCCCCAGTTCTTACCGTCAGCAAATAGCCATCTGGGAAGCAGACAACGTCCTGACAGCTCGGGTGATGCAGCAAATGCTAAGGCTTCACAACACGGTGAAAGATACAACAGTAGGACCCAATGCTACTTCTTGGGAggatttgtgtgtgcgtgtcccATCCATGCCCATGAACAGCCACGCAGCAcctgaggaagaagaggaggaggttgaTTATGACAGCTTTGATTATGGAAGTTTAATTCGCAAGCGTCGTAGCGGAAGTGCAGAAGACGAGGCCTCCGATCTCAGTCTAGTCCTTCCCCGGGATCAATACTGTCGGATTTTAGACAGCATGCCCAGCATATGTCTTGAGACAAGTCTTTTGGAAATATGGGGCTTAGATGAAGATGTGATTATGAACCTCACGGATGAACAAGTGGTCAAGGATATAAATGAAGTCAAGCTGAGTGGTGTGTTTGGTTTTCGGTCAGACTTCACTAAGTATCTAGGGTCAATCACTTACGATGAACGTGGGCGCGTGGTTTCAGCAAAGGCTGCGACTCACGTGTGGATAACTCTCGTTGATGATCAGGCTATCAAGAGGGGAGATTTTGTTGTCGACAAAGGATCTGGAGAGCCAGTTGACACAGCTGGGATGGACTGGGAACGAGCCTGGATTCAGTCAGTTTTAGAAGTTTCTTCAGAGCTTGGAGATGTCACAGCGTACGCGCAAGCAGCGAGCAGTTTTGGTGAAATAAGCGACAATAACATCTGGGGTGATGTCAAGTGGCTGATGGGTGGTATTTGtatcatgatttcttttgtcAATATGACTCTTGGGAAAAGAAATCTAGTTCAACAACGTCCATTGCTAGCTTTCATGGGAATAATGAGCGTTGGTCAAAGTGTTGTCATTGCCTATGGTGTATGTTCTGTGTTTGGAATATCTTACACCCCAGTTAATTCAATACTGCCCATTCTCTTACTTGGACTAGGTGTAGATGACATGTTCGTTATTATGGCAGCATGGGAATCAGCTGGGAACCACAAAGGAGCATCTGCAGATCTTGTTGAACGCGCTGCAAAAACAATGCGTCATGCAGGTGTAGCCATTACAGTCACTTCTTTGACTGATGTCACTGCTTTTGCTGTTGGAGCTTCGACTGACCTTCCAGCATTGCGTTCCTTCTGCGTTTATGCTTCTGTTGGTATCTTTGCAGTGTATGTGCTACAGGCTACGTTCTTTTTGGTGTGGCTGGTGATAGATCAAAAGAGACTGGAAGGAAACCGCAATGGATTCTTTTGGTGCATTGTGCACCGTGACTGGAAGCCGTGGGCATGCAGCCAGAGGGACTTGATGGCAGATGCTTTCAAGTGCTTGAGCAAATGTCTTCTGAGTATGCAAGTTCGCATATTTATCCTCATTTTCACAGGCGCCCTCATGGCAATTTCAATTTTGACAACACTGAATCTCCACCAAGAATTCAATCCTATGTGGTTTATCCCTCAAGAGTCCTATTTGTACAAATCCTTTGAAGCTATGAAGTTACATTTCCCAGAAAATGGTGAAAAGGGATATATATACTTTTCCAATGTTACGTTGCCTGATGACTTAGTTCATCTAAATAAGTTAGTTGACGATCTTAAATCCAGTGGTGTGGTAACAGATGTCAATGCCTGGTTCAGTGCACTTGACAGTTACTTATCTCATATCCCAGAGATAGACAAAACGACAATTGATTATTCATTGCTTCAAGACAAGCTTTCAATTTTCCTCCAGTCATCGTCAGGAGCCTCATATCGTAACGACTTTGCTGTTAACGGTCAACTTGAATGTCTCTCTCCAGCCCCTCCTGTGTCATCCTTTCGGATTTCAATCACACATAAACCTGCGCCTTCACCTAAAGAACAATCCGTGGTATTAGGTACAGTTAAGTCACTGGTAGCTGGTGTACCAATTCAAGGGTACAGAGCTGCATGGGCGCAGGCTTATAGCATCTGGGAAACAAATGTAGTTGTCGGTGCTGAGTTGTGTAGAAACATATTTTTGGCTGGTGCTGTAGTAGGTATTGTCACGCTTATTCTCTTAGCGTCGCTTTGGGCTTCCATTCTGGTCCTGGTATGTGTTGCATCGACAGTTATTGGCGTTTGTGGTACTATGTGGCTTTGGGGCCTCACCATCGATACAGTATCCTGCATAGCTCTTGTACTGGCAATAGGCATGAGTGTTGATTATGCAGCACATATAGCCCACGCCTTCCTGTCTGTTAAAGGAACTAATGACAGAAAAGAGCGCGCTCGCATTGCTCTGGAAGGTGTTGGTTCTGCTGTGCTTCAAGGAGGAGTGTCCACACTGCTCGCATTTGTGATGCTCGCTTGGTCGTCTTCTCATGTTTTCGTCACCTTCTTCAAGGTATTTACAGCAGCCTCAGTTCTTGGCCTTTATTACGGACTTGTTTTCCTTCCTGTTACGCTCTCGTTCGTTGGCCCAGCTCCATACAGAGATACAACACCAGCGGATTCAGATCCTGCTactgggaaaaaaatggatatgaataatGTTACCAAGGAATCAAAAGATTCCAGTAATTTAGAATACTTACCAGACATGGTATGA